Proteins found in one Primulina eburnea isolate SZY01 chromosome 16, ASM2296580v1, whole genome shotgun sequence genomic segment:
- the LOC140817424 gene encoding uncharacterized protein: MGFSSILIFVFSFVTLLYQISESATVVVTGSLDWKNPEVQVGDSVIFQNKYEYKLYIFQNQKAFGACNFTQATFLKQPNSTSYTWHTSRPGFFYFSYYNGSNKLCQQGQKLAVKVSLPPPQNHATSPELPPEMAAPPPSSGGVVASSPAFPWPFQPREATSPGPAPGSSMTAISPMGPEEGIPFINSNPAVPLPTGEVDSATIRPWSTSGDSRPEQVVGFCSFHRALNYIVLMLLIG; the protein is encoded by the exons ATGGGATTTTCCTCCATTCTGATCTTCGTCTTCTCTTTTGTCACTCTACTGTATCAAATCTCAGAGTCTGCCACAGTAGTGGTAACTGGTAGTTTGGACTGGAAAAATCCAGAGGTTCAAGTTGGAGACTCTGTCA TTTTTCAGAACAAATATGAGTACAAGCTCTACATTTTCCAGAACCAGAAAGCGTTTGGTGCCTGTAACTTTACCCAAGCTACATTCTTGAAGCAGCCCAATTCTACATCTTACACA TGGCACACCTCTCGCCCCGGCTTCTTCTACTTCTCCTACTACAATGGCTCAAACAAATTATGCCAACAAGGTCAAAAGTTGGCTGTGAAGGTCTCATTGCCACCACCTCAAAATCACGCCACCTCCCCCGAGCTGCCACCAGAAATGGCAGCTCCCCCGCCTAGTTCTGGTGGTGTTGTGGCATCGTCTCCAGCATTTCCTTGGCCATTTCAGCCCCGAGAGGCCACATCTCCGGGCCCTGCACCCGGTTCATCTATGACTGCCATTAGCCCAATGGGGCCAGAGGAAGGCATCCCATTTATCAACAGCAATCCTGCGGTGCCTCTGCCTACGGGTGAAGTTGACTCTGCTACTATTCGTCCTTGGTCTACATCTGGTGATTCACGACCTGAACAG GTTGTGGGATTTTGCAGCTTTCATCGAGCTTTGAATTACATAGTTCTGATGCTGCTGATAGGCTAG